From the Solanum lycopersicum chromosome 10, SLM_r2.1 genome, one window contains:
- the LOC101247668 gene encoding 16 kDa phloem protein 2-like isoform X1 gives MPSGTLEVFLVNAKGLEDQNWLTSMNPYVILTCRTQEKESSVASGEGTNPEWNETFVFTISGDVEEITLRIMDKDTLSSDDFVGEAKIPLREVLREGEVSERAYNVVKDEEYSGEIKLSLTFKSESGSCRGGDEEGYSGRRNKSRNDSRGSDEEEYGGGHRKSRNDSGGSDEEEYGGRRKSRNDSGGSDEEDYGRRRRSSDRRRGSDEDNYGGYRESRDDY, from the exons ATGCCAAGTGGGACGCTTGAAGTTTTTCTTGTAAATGCCAAAGGCCTTGAAGACCAAAATTGGCTCA CTAGTATGAATCCTTATGTGATCCTCACCTGTCGGACTCAAGAGAAGGAAAGTAGTGTTGCATCAG GTGAGGGAACTAATCCTGAGTGGAATGAGACCTTTGTTTTCACCATCAGTGGTGATGTTGAAGAGATCACCCTCAGGATTATGGACAAAGATACTCTTAGTTCAGATGATTTTGTTGGAGAAGCAAA AATTCCCTTACGTGAAGTGTTGCGTGAAGGAGAGGTGTCTGAACGAGCTTACAATGTTGTAAAAGATGAAGAATATTCTGGAGAGATAAAACTCAGCCTCACCTTCAAATCTGAG TCGGGTTCTTGTAGAGGAGGTGATGAAGAAGGATACAGTGGACGTAGAAATAAGTCACGTAATGACTCCAGAGGATCTGATGAAGAAGAATATGGTGGTGGACATAGAAAATCGCGTAATGACTCTGGAGGATCTGACGAAGAAGAATATGGTGGACGTAGAAAGTCCCGTAATGACTCAGGAGGATCTGATGAAGAAGATTATGGTAGACGTAGACGATCAAGTGATCGTCGTAGAGGAAGTGATGAAGACAACTATGGTGGATATAGAGAATCACGTGATGACTACTAA
- the LOC138338686 gene encoding uncharacterized mitochondrial protein AtMg00300-like, translating into MANSSVCKVVGTGLSNIRTHDGSFCTLNEVRHIPLMTKNLISLSLLDTKGFNWSGKDGVLRVWKGSNLILKGVMRVTLYFLQGSTVNGSTHVASSEVHQEDMTKLWHMRLGHMGERGMQILS; encoded by the coding sequence atggccaatagttctgtctgcaaggtggttgggacaggcttgAGCAatataaggacacatgacggtagcttctgcacattgaacgaggtcaggcacattccattgatgacgaaaaatctgatatctctcagtcttttggacaccAAGGGATTCaactggtcgggaaaagatggagtcttgcgggtctggaagggttcaaatctgattctgaaaggtgtcatgcgtgttacattgtattttctacaaggttccacggttaatGGTTCAACCCATGTTGCATCTTCAGAAGTTCACCaggaggatatgactaagttatggcacatgagacttggtcatatgggtgaaagagggatgcaaattctgtcatag
- the LOC101253536 gene encoding agamous-like MADS-box protein AGL61, whose translation MEHKKTAGRQKISLAKIENESARLTKFSKRRSGLYKKACELVRECDVDLGIVMSSLKGIPYSFSSPTSNVVIDRFINPTANLSSSDRLVAVETRKKLENGASSSSQIPSDDANISPNVF comes from the exons ATGGAGCATAAGAAGACAGCAGGACGCCAAAAAATTTCATTGGCAAAAATAGAGAATGAATCTGCTAGACTCACCAAATTCTCTAAACGTCGTTCTGGCTTATACAAAAAAGCTTGTGAACTTGTTAGAGAATGTGATGTAGATCTTGGAATTGTTATGTCTTCACTGAAAGGTATACCTTATTCCTTTAGTAGTCCAACCTCTAATGTGGTCATTGATCGTTTTATAAATCCTACAGCAAATTTAAGTTCAAGTGACCGTCTTGTTGCTGTAGAAACACGCAAAAAA CTAGAAAATGGAGCTTCATCCTCCTCACAAATTCCATCAGATGATGCAAATATCTCACCAAATGTCTTCTAG
- the LOC138338687 gene encoding COP1-interactive protein 1-like produces the protein MESPIPKERIEWNAEDKLAIQNNAKAKKILICGIGPEEYNRISSCQDNKAIWETLQTTNKGTTQIVPTGKTVRKLLSVLPDTWESKVEAITEHRDLDALAVDEVLGNLITYELKKNQEKEIGGKRKERNLVLKATASDDFEDENIALITTRFTRMLKRGQTFQKKTPQKSNESTKDQVCHKCGSPDHFIKFCPLWSLEQKKTTSEKGKDIKKDKFVPSNRRMTTEEADISMKKVFAAMGNSSDEEYDDDETENKSLLALEQEDDYDFLALVAVETKEEKETCRSQETILALMAGSDSEEDKEEEDINEKVSLHHIQDNINSYSKRELESLLSTLIDAYNTIDSKKELIMEDYASLRQENKKLEKQNLHLLSENTELSENLELVSKRNEELTKELLVPKTEAENGMRWTRSFILLNSQESYF, from the exons ATGGAATCACCAATCCCAAAGGAAAGAATTGAATGGAATGCTGAAGACAAACTTGCAATCCAAAACAATGCCAAAGCCAAGAAAATTCTGATATGTGGTATAGGACCAGAAGAATACAATCGAATCTCGTCTTGTCAAGATAATAAAGCCATATGGGAAACACTACAAACCACTAATAAAGGAACAACACAA ATAGTTCCCACTGGAAAGACAGTAAGGAAACTCTTAAGTGTTCTTCCTGATACTTGGGAAAGCAAAGTCGAGGCTATCACTGAACACCGAGACCTAGATGCACTGGCTGTGGATGAAGTGCTTGGAAACCTTATCACATATGAActcaagaaaaatcaagaaaaagaaatcgGAGGAAAGAGAAAGGAAAGGAACCTTGTTCTGAAGGCTACTGCATCAGAtgattttgaggatgaaaaTATCGCCCTTATAACCACAAGGTTCACCAGAATGCTGAAAAGAGGACAAACATTCCAAAAGAAAACTCCTCAAAAGTCCAATGAAAGCACTAAAGACCAAGTTTGTCATAAGTGCGGAAGTCCAGATCACTTCATCAAATTCTGTCCACTTTGGTCGTTAGAGCAGAAAAAGACAACCTCAGAGAAGGGAAAAGACATTAAGAAAGATAAGTTTGTTCCTTCAAACAGAAGAATGACAACTGAAGAAGCAGATATCTCAATGAAAAAAGTCTTTGCAGCAATGGGGAATTCATCTGATGAagaatatgatgatgatgagacaGAAAACAAATCTCTTCTTGCTCTAGAACAAGAAGATGATTATGACTTTCTCGCCCTAGTAGCAGtggaaaccaaagaagaaaaggaaacctGCAGATCCCAAGAAACTATATTAGCACTTATGGCTGGATCAGATTCTGAAgaagacaaagaagaagaagatataaatGAAAAGGTTAGTCTTCATCACATACAAGACAATATAAACTCATACTCAAAAAGGGAGCTAGAATCTCTACTCTCCACCCTCATCGATGCATATAATACAATAGACTCAAAAAAAGAATTGATAATGGAAGACTATGCATCATTAAGACAAGAAAACAAGAAGcttgaaaaacaaaatcttcatctATTATCCGAAAATACTGAGCTCAGTGAAAACCTAGAATTGGTAAGTAAAAGGAATGAAGAGCTAACTAAAGAGCTTCTTGTGCCTAAAACTGAAGCTGAGAATGGAATGAGATGGACTAGGTCCTTCATATTGCTGAATTCACAAGAATCGTACTTCTGA
- the LOC101247668 gene encoding 16 kDa phloem protein 2-like isoform X2: MNPYVILTCRTQEKESSVASGEGTNPEWNETFVFTISGDVEEITLRIMDKDTLSSDDFVGEAKIPLREVLREGEVSERAYNVVKDEEYSGEIKLSLTFKSESGSCRGGDEEGYSGRRNKSRNDSRGSDEEEYGGGHRKSRNDSGGSDEEEYGGRRKSRNDSGGSDEEDYGRRRRSSDRRRGSDEDNYGGYRESRDDY; the protein is encoded by the exons ATGAATCCTTATGTGATCCTCACCTGTCGGACTCAAGAGAAGGAAAGTAGTGTTGCATCAG GTGAGGGAACTAATCCTGAGTGGAATGAGACCTTTGTTTTCACCATCAGTGGTGATGTTGAAGAGATCACCCTCAGGATTATGGACAAAGATACTCTTAGTTCAGATGATTTTGTTGGAGAAGCAAA AATTCCCTTACGTGAAGTGTTGCGTGAAGGAGAGGTGTCTGAACGAGCTTACAATGTTGTAAAAGATGAAGAATATTCTGGAGAGATAAAACTCAGCCTCACCTTCAAATCTGAG TCGGGTTCTTGTAGAGGAGGTGATGAAGAAGGATACAGTGGACGTAGAAATAAGTCACGTAATGACTCCAGAGGATCTGATGAAGAAGAATATGGTGGTGGACATAGAAAATCGCGTAATGACTCTGGAGGATCTGACGAAGAAGAATATGGTGGACGTAGAAAGTCCCGTAATGACTCAGGAGGATCTGATGAAGAAGATTATGGTAGACGTAGACGATCAAGTGATCGTCGTAGAGGAAGTGATGAAGACAACTATGGTGGATATAGAGAATCACGTGATGACTACTAA